The Candidatus Binataceae bacterium sequence TCGAACGTGCGCACGCGCAAAACCATCATGAGCAGATCAACACCGAAGAGCAGCACGCTCAGCAGGTTGCTGCGATGCACCAAAGGCACAACGCGGAAATGCAGAACTTCGAGCAGCAGCGCGTCAGACAGGAGGAAAACAACGCACGTGCCCATATGATGCAGCAACAACTCCAGCAGCGCCACGCCCAACAGCAGCAAGCGCTCGAGCGCTACCATCAGCAGCAGGTCCACGCGTTCCATCCGGCCCCGGCGGGCGGCGGGGGAGGCCACGGCGGAGGTGGCCACGGCCCACCCAACCCGGGCGGAGGCGGCGGCGGCCAGCGGCGGTATTGAGACCATTCCGCATGAGGGCGGCGACTCGTCTTTCTCGTCCCCGCCGCAAAAGCAATGTATTGACTGCTTGCCGCAACGGGGTAGTGTCATCTACGGCTCAGGTCGGGAAAGCCGGTTCAAAGCCGGCGCTGCCCCGCAACTGTGGGGAGCAGAGCGACGACGGCTGCTCCAAGCCAGACTACCGACCGAGTCGATGGAGCCGATTGGACCTTCGCGGGTGAGGGAGGCTTCGGGCGCGTGCGCATTCACCTTCCTATCGCACGCGGACCTGCCGCCCCTTTCCCGACGAGAAAGGCAGCGGGTTGGTAAAAGGCGGACATCGTAGACTCACACCCGTTCGCGTCGCGTCGAATGAGGACACTCATTCGGTGCTGGGGTGGCAACCCTGTCTCCCTGATAGGTGACCCAGTCTTTGCCGTTACCGGGAGTGAACGAGGTGCCACCGGAAGTGAGCCGTGTAAATTCCGCGGCGAATTCGCGACGCCATTTTGTGTCCTTGGCAGCATCGATTCTTGCTCACGCAGCCCTAATCGCGTTGATCCTCTATTCTGCTCCCCGCCTAAGCGGAGGGGGCCACGACTGGGTGCTCGCCTACCTGGTCGAGGTCGGGCCTGGGAACGGCGGGACCGCAGGTGGGGCAAAAGGACTGCCCGCCATCAAAATCGAACCGGCGTCGATACCGGAAGCGCCGATACGCTCCGCTCTCTCCGGCGACGCCGTTGCATCGAAGCTCCTCGACGTTGACGTCCGCGACGAAATCCGGACCTTGCCTCGCCCGGGCGTGATGGCGAGTCTCAGCGCAGGCGACCTTCGTCCATTCGGCCGCAAGAGCGCGGAGCGCGGCCCATCATCGCAGCATCGTGGATCCGCATCCGCCGGAGGCTCTGGTGAGGGTTCCGGGAACGGCGACACTATTAGCGATGGACTCGGCGGCGCCGGCATTCGAATCGCCCATGCGGACTACGGCGCCAACCCCGCGCCGATGTATCCGGCCCGCTCGCGCCAGCGCGCAGAACAGGGCACCGTGACGCTGCACGTGCTGGTTGCTATCGACGGCTCCGTGGAGCGAATCGAAATTGCTGAATCATCAGGCTTCGCTGACCTCGATCGGTCCGCCCTTGACACCGTGAGTAAACGCTGGCGCTTCGTCCCAGCCAAACGCAACGACGGACACCCGGTGGAAAGCTGGGTCTTGGTCCCGATCCGCTTCGCGCTCCGCTGAAGCCCTCCCAATAGGCTTGTCCAATGAGAGCGCAACGGTGTCCGCGCACCTCGGGCTCCAGGTCGAGAGTTCGGTCAAAGCGTCACCTCGAGCTCGAGGTCTCACCCCGCCTATGCGTGTGAGATCCTTCGGACGGGTATACGACAGAGATAGGTTGAGACTGTACGGATGGGTGTGCCACCGTCCTCCGCTCTCGGGCCCAATTTTTAATGCACGGGCAGCGTGGTATAAGCCGACCAGGGAACGGGGGTGTTACGAAAATGACCGACAAACCAAGTGCTTACAGGATTTTCGCCATCGCCCTTCTGTTGACCGCTTTCCTGGGTCCGGCGAGCGCGAATGCGATCGAAGTCAAGAAGGAGCTCAACGTGGGCGGTGGGGGCGCCCAGCGAGGGGGGCCCGCGCAAAGCGGACCAGCGCCGAAAAATCCATTGAGTCAGGCCCAGCAAAAGGCACTCTTCGATGCGGTCGCTAACGATTCCGACCAGTTTCTCGCCCAGGAAAGCGAGAAGAAATCGTCCGGCCAGCCGTATGTGGACCTTGAGAAGGCCGCTTTCAGCTACATGCCAAAAGGCAGCGACGCCGTAGAAGCGAAGCTCACCGGCTCCGAGTACAAGCCAAAGAAGAGCGATCCGACTAAAGGCACTCCGACCGGGAAGAAGAAAGCATTGGTGTTTGACTACAAGTTCGAAGGCACCAAGTTTACCAGCAGCGAACCGGCCAAGTGGGAAGATGTAGAGTCCGGGAGCGACAAGGAGAAAGCGGCGAACAAGTAATTCGCGGGCGTGGTTCCGTGCGATATCACGCAAAACCCGCTGCCCGTTGAATCGCGGGCGAGCGGCGGCGTGGAGAACGACGGCTCGTCTGCGCTCCCGTCAATCGCAGAGTCCGGTCGAGACTGTAGCGATCCACCGGGCGAGAAGAAGGCGTCGGCCCGGGGGCCGTTGGTGCCGCGCATCCCGGCGGTGTGGAGCGAAAGCCAGCAGACCGATCGACCGACATGAAAAAAAAACTCCAGGACGATCTTAAGGGCGCGATGAAAAGCGGCGATACTCGGCGCACGATGGCGATTCGCGGATTGCTAGCGGAGATAACCCGCGTCGAAAAGGACGCCCGCCGCGAAGCCAACGAGGCGGAGATCACGCAGGTCATCAAACGCGAGCGAGCCCGCCGCGAAGAGGCGCTCGGCTTTGCCCGGCAAGCGAATCGCGCCGACTTGATCGGGCAGAACGAAACCGAAGCCAAAATTCTCTCGGGATACCTGCCCGCCGAGGTCTCCGCCGAAGAACTCCGCGCCACGATCGCCGAAGCCATCGCCGGCGGCGCTGCCCAGATGGGCCCGCTGATGAAGGCGTTGCGTGACCAGTTCGGTGCTCGCCTCGATGGCAAAGTCGCAAGCGAACTCGCCAGAGAAGCTTTGTCGAAGAAGGGAGAGTGATCCTCGAACTGTGCACCGTGTACAGCCAGGAAATCCGGGGATTAGTTGCCTTTTTATTATTGACGCACCGCCGCGTTTCCCGGTAGCAGTCATGACGCACACGAGGTCCGCGAGGTAAGTAAGAATGTCGATTGATTTCACAATGCCCGAGCAGGTACTCGAGCTTCGCGACCAGATGCGGGCATTTATCCAGGAAGAGATCGAGCCGGCTGAATCTCAGATGCAGAAAACCGGCCAATGGCGCGAGGGAATCATCGAGCTGCGCCGCAAGGCCCGCCAAAGAGGTCTCTGGCTCCCACACATGCCGCCGGAATTCGGCGGGCTCGGCCTCGGGCCGCTGGGGATCGCGATGATCTCCGCCGAATGCGGCCGCAATCGCCTCGCGCCGTTCATCGTGAATTGCCAGGCGCCCGATGAAGGCAACATGCACACGTTGCTGCACTTCGCCACTCCCGCGCAAAAGGAGAAGTATCTGCGTCCGCTGTGTGAAGGCCGCGTGCGCTCGTGCTTCGCGATGACCGAGCCCGAGGTGGCGGGCTCCGACCCGACTCAGATTCAGACCCATGCCGAAAAGCAGGGTGACAATTGGGTAATCAACGGACACAAATGGTTTATCTCAGGCGCGCATGGCGCTAAGTTCGCCATAGTGATCGCGCGTACCGATCCAGAGGCGGAACCGCCACAGGCGCGCAATTCTGCCTTCATCGTCGATCTGCCCAACCCGGGTTTCGAAATCGTCCGCGACATCGACACGATGGCCGGCAGGGGCAATCATTGCGAGATTCGTTTCAAGAATTGCATCGTGCCTGCCGATTCGATGCTAGGTCCGCGCGGGCAGGGCCACACTCTGGGTCAAGTGCGGCTGGGACCGGCACGGCTTGCGCATTGCATGCGCTGGATCGGTAACGCGGAAGTCGCGCTCGAGATGATGCTCAAGCGCGCGATGGAGCGTCAGGTGCAGGGTGGCAAACTGATCGACAAGCAGGCCATTCAATTCAAGATTTCCGAGTCGGTCATGGAGCTCTACCAGAGCAAGCTCATGGTCCTGCATAGCGCCTATCTGATCGAGAACAAGCTCCCGTTCCGGCAGGAAGTCTCGATGGCGAAGCATCACGTCGCCAATACCCTGTGGCGTATCGTGGACCGCGCGATTCAGATTCACGGTGCTCTGGGCTACTCGACCGACACGCCGCTGGAGTCGATGCTGCGTCACGCACGTTCGGCCCGGCTGGTCGATGGAGCCGACGAGGTGCACCTGACCCAAATCGCGCGCCACACGATTGAAGCATACAAGCGCGACGGGAGCACCCGAGCGGCAACCGGCGGGGCGGATTTGCTGTGAGAGAGGGTCGCAGGAGGATCAACCCGGACACTGGGTCAACCGGTCTTTGCCGAGAGTTCATCCGGTCCCCGCAAGCCCGGGTATATACCAACAGGGTCGCGTCACCCTGCACGCGTGCCTGCACACGCTAAGAGCAACCACATGGCCAAAGTCGAACCATTTTCTATCAAGATACGCGACGAGGTCCTTGCCGATCTCAAAGCTCGGCTCGACCAAACGCGCTTTCCGGACGAAGTGCCCGATACTGCCTGGGAATACGGAACCAACCTCGCCTATCTGCGCGAGCTCGTCGACTACTGGCGCACACGATACGACTGGCGCAAGCACGAAAAGCATCTGAACAGCCTGCGTCATTTTCGCACCGAGATCACAGACCTCGATCTGCACTTCATCCACGAAGAAGGACGCGGCCCCAATCCCAAGCCACTGCTTCTCATCCACGGCTGGCCCGGGTCGGTCTATGAGTTTATGGAAATCATCCCGATGCTCACTGACCCCGCCGCGCACGGCGGTGAGGCGAGCGACTCATTCACCGTAGTTGCGCCATCGCTTCCCGGCTATGGTTTTTCCGGCCACGCGAAGGCGCGCGCAATGAACATCCAGGCGATTGCCGACATCTTCTTCAAGCTCATGACCGAAACGCTTGGCTTCCCGCGCTTCGCGGTGCAAGGCGGTGATTGGGGTTCCGTGATCACCGCGCGGATAGGCGAGGCCTACCCGTCGTATCTCTATGGCATTCACCTCAACATGATTCCGGTCGGCCCCACCGAGGGCCGTAACGCCCCCGAGCTGACGCCGGAAGAAAAAGTCTTTCTCGGCGAAATGGAAAAGTTCCGTACCGCTGAGACCGGCTACCAATGGATCCAGGGAACCAAGCCGCAGACGCTCGCCTATGGTCTCAACGACTCGCCTGCCGGCCTTGCCGCATGGATCGTCGAGAAGTTCCGTACCTGGAGCGATTGCCACGGCAACCTCGAGTCGCGCTTCACCAAGGATCAGTTGCTCACCAACGTCATGATCTATTGGATTACCGGGTCGATTAATTCATCGACCCGGCTTTACTACGAGGCGCGCCACCATCCCTGGCGCCTTAAGCCCGGCACCCGCATCCAAACGCCGGCCGCTGTCGCACTGTTCCCCGGCGAGCTGGCCCGTCCGCCGCGGCACTGGGCGGAACGCGTCCTGAATGTGCAGCGCTGGACTCCGATGGCGAGGGGAGGCCATTTCGCTGCCATGGAGGAACCCAGGCTTCTCGCCGAAGACATCCGCGCCTTTTTCAGGGAGCAGAACTAGAAAGAAATCGCCGATTTCGCAGATTGTGCAGATTTCCCAATCCGTGAATTCTTCGTAATCTGAGGATCGAGATGGAGGCGCCCGCCAAAACCCTCCTCACTAACGCGAATCTGGTGCTCGACGGATTCCCGGACCTGCAGAAGTCTTTCGAGGTTCTCATCGAGGGGAATCGGATAGCGTCGGTTTCCAAAACTCCGCTGGCGCGCGAAGGCGCGCGGGTTATCGATGTCGGCGGCCGTACCCTGATGCCGGGTCTAATCGATGCGCACGCACACATCACCGGCTTGTCCCTGAGCCCCAAGAACAGCAACTATTCGGCGCAACAAATCGCCGATGCCGCCGCCCACTATCTCAAAGCCAGCCTGATGGACGGGTTTACCTCGCTGCGGGAAGCCGGCGGAGCCGATCACACCGTCGCGCGCCTGTTGAATGAGGGCAACCTGATTGGTCCACGCCTCTTCTATTCAGGGCGCGCACTGACCCAGACCGGTGGCGGGGCCGACTTCCGGACTCCCGATGAGGTCACTGACCCCTGCGGACAACCGGGACCGTTTTCGGTGATGTCGATAATCGCCGATGGAATCGATCAGGTGCGCAGGGCGGCTCGCGAAGAGCTGCGGCGCGGTGCCTCACAGATAAAAGTATTCGCCTCGGGCGGCGTGGTGTTTCCTTCGGAAGCTCACGCCACGCTTTACGAATACTCGATGGACGAGTTGCGCGCGATTGTCGAAGAGGCGAATGCCCGCGGCACCTACGTAATGGCACACGCCTACACCGACGATGCCGTCCGCCGCTGTCTCGAAGCGGGCGTGCGATCAATCGAGCACGCCAACTTCGTCAGCGAAGCCACGGTCGAACGGATGGCCCGCGCGCGCGCCTTTCTCGACCCCACCTTTATATCGCTCGTGCAGCGAATCGAATCGGCGCCCGAGACCAGACTCTCCCCAGGCATTGTGAACAATCTTGAGGCGACGGTCGCGAGGGGCCATCAGGTTTACCGATGGGCGAAACGCTATGGGGTTCCTATCGCCATGGGAACCGATTTATGGGGACCCGAAGCCCAGCACTGCCAGGTCCGCGAATTTACAATGCGAATCGACCTCGACGAACCGGCGAATATCGTCCGGTCCGCTACCCGCATCAACGCCGACCTTCTGAATCAAACCGGGAACCTTGGAGTTGTGGCCGAGGGAGCCTACGCCGACCTGCTGGCAGTCGACGGCAACCCGCTGGTCGACCTAAGAGTCCTGACCAATCCCGGAAAAAACCTCAGACTAATAATGAAGGACGGAATCATCTACAAAAACGAGCTGTGATCAGGCTGCAGAAGCAATCGGATTTCGCGGATTCAGCACCGCTGGACCGATGGCGCCGCCGGCAAGCTTGGTCGTGGTAATCTTCCGATGAGAGCAGGCGAAAGACGCGGCCCTTGCAACAATGCTCATGTGCATCGCAATCTGAGGGGTTCCGCTAGTACGGTAGGAGGAAATAGACGCTCCCCACTTGTTTCTGTCGCTGGTCTGGGAATGGGAGACTGGGCGACTTGCGGGTCAGGGCTAGCTGACCAGCGGCCTGGCGTGACGGTTATCTTGCTGCGGTGGGCCCTTCGTATTTCTCCAGGTCGCCATACAGCTTATCCACCTCGCGTCCCAGCCTCTCGTACTTGGCGATCAGCTGGTCTGCGTCTTTTCGTGCCAGATAGAAATTGGGATCGTTCATTTCCTGGGCCAGCGCGGCGCGCTCGCTCTCCTTCTTCTCGATGTCAGCCTCGATTCGCGAGCGCTCCTTGGCCGCGTGTTCTGAACGCCGCTTCTGCTCGCGCTCTCGCTCGCGATCGGGCGAGACTTGCCCGCGCCCCTCGCGCTGCAGCGCGGCGGGTGGCGGCTTAGACGGCGTTCCGTTCGCAACCGCCGCCGCGCGCACTTCCATCTCCGCTTTCTTGGCAAGGTAGTCATCGTAGTTGCCGAGGTAGCGAATCGCGTGGCCCTGACCAACCTCGATGACTTCGGTAACCAGCTCATTTAGCACGTGCCGGTCATGACTCACGATAATTACGGTGCCGAGGAAACGGCGCAGGGCTTCCAGGAGCGTGTCCTTGGCGATGATATCCAGGTTGTTGGTCGGCTCGTCCAGCAGCAGGCAGTTGTTGCGTTGCGCGAGCACTTTGGCCAACGCCAGACGGGCTCGCTCGCCGCCCGACAGTACCCCGGCACGTTTCTCGACCTCGTCACCAGAAAAGAGCAGCGCACCAAGCAGGCCGCGGATCTCGGGCGTCCTCATAGCCTCGGCGTGGTCGCTGAGTTCCTTGAAGACGGTGTTGTCGTAGTTGAGCGACTCCGCAAGGTTCTGCGCGAAGTACCCCGCGACCACCTTGTCACCCACGACTAGTTGACCGCCAGTCAGCGGCTCAATTCCCGCCATCAGTTTCATCAGCGTCGACTTCCCGGCGCCGTTGGGTCCGACCAGGGCCACTTTCTGCCCGCGTTCGATTACCAGGTCGACGCCGTCGTAAACCACGAGCTCGCCGTAGCGCTTTGCGATCTCGCGTAGCTCGAATACGCGCCGCGCACCGCGTTGGCATGCTGGAAAGTTAATCGCCGGAGGTTTTTCGGCTCCCACCGGCGGCTTAAGTCGGTCCAGTTTCTCGAGTTGCCTGATTCGGCTCTGCACCAGGGCGGCTTTGCTCTTTTGATAGCGGAAGCGGCTGATAAACGCCTCCAGGTGGTCGATTTCCACCCGCTGTTTTTCGTAGGCGGACATCTCGAGCTGAAAGCGTTCTTCGCGCTGAACCAGATAGCGCGAGTAGTTGCCCTGGTATTCGGTCAGTTTGCCGCGCGCGACTTCTACCGTCCGGGACGTCACACGGTCGAGAAAGTAACGGTCGTGCGAAACGAGGATTATTCCGCCGGTGTACGACTGCAGAAAATCTTCCAGCCAGTTGCGGGCCTCGATATCCAGATGGTTGGTCGGTTCGTCGAGCATCAAGAAATCGGGCGCGTCGAGCAGCAACTTCGCCAGCGCAATCCGCATCCGGATGCCGCCCGAGAATTCGGCGACCTCGCGAGTCAGATCCTCCTCTTTGAACCCCAGCCCGAACAGCACGGCGGTCGCGCGGCTCTCGGCGCTGTAGAAATCGTGGCGTTCCAGCTCGTGCAGGATGTCGCCCAGCTCGGACAGGGCGGAATCGTGCAGTGGCCCCGAGTGCTCACGTGCTAGTATCTCCTCGACTTCGCGGCGGCGGCGATCTAGCACCTGCACGCGGTCGAGCGCCGAAAGCGTTTCCGCGAGTACATCGCGCCCGCCCATCTCCGGGGCGTCCTGGGCCAGGTAGCCGACCCGTGTCTTCTGCGGGCGGGCGATTCGCCCGGAATCGGGGGTGGACACCTCGGCAATCAGACGTAACAGGGTCGACTTACCGGCGCCATTAAGTCCGACCAGGCCGACTCGTGCGTCGTCATTCATCGACCAGGTCACTTGGTCAAGAATGATTCGAGCACCGAACGACTTGGTAAGGTTGTCTAACGCAAGCATGAACGAAACTGAGATCGTACCAGTCAGAGTCCCTCCTAGAAAGGCGGCGCACGGAGCGGCTCAATGCGACGCAACCCGACCCCAGAATCATCGGGGCTGGTTGGCAACTAGATAATCAGTCACGCCGCCCGCGTGAGTTGAGGGTTGCGCAATAGTAAAATGGAAACCGACGGAGGGCTGTGACGATGCCGGCAGTGCGCGATGGCGATCGCGTGGTAATAATCGACAGGCGCCTGTTCCGCGACGACAACACCCGAATCTTCGTCGGTGTCGTCGAAGAATGCGACGGCCGCGTAATCCGCGCGCGCGGCTTTGGCTATCATGTGAACCCTTATGAAGTCGCTGGGATGGAACGCCGCGGTGAGGAGCGAGTGCGCATCTTAGCCATCGACGCGGGCGATACCATTTTCCTGCTCCCGCGCGATCAAGACATCGGTCGGCTCCAGCTGAGACGCTCACCCAAGGCGATGAGTCTGACCGACGGCAAATTCGCTATGGACCTGAGCGACTTCCTGTTGAAGTCCTGAACACCGCCGCTGCGAGCGGCCTGTGCAGGGCCTGGGCCGTGGTCTGCTTACCTCTACTGGCGAGCAGGGGGCGAACGGAGCGCCGCAGATCAGTGCGCCTGCCGTAGCGCTCAGAGGACCGATTCCACGAACTCGATGATAGCTTCTGCGGTACCGGTGGGATTATCCAGCGACACATGATGGAAGGCGCGGGGAATTTCCTTGAAGGTCGAATATCGGATCTTCCGATGCATCCGGCGCGCCTGCCTCGCCCTTACCAGCGTGCTCTCCGCGCCGCGCAGAATCAGCACCGGTATTTTCAGTTTCTTGATCTGCGGCTTGCGCGTTCTGCCTTCGAACTTACGCCATGAGCGGGTGTTCGGGTCGAGCCGAAACGCCCACCAGCCATTTGGCAATTGCTCGGAGCCCAGCAGCGCGAGCCTCTCCAGATCCGGTTTGGTGAGATAGGTTCCCGGGGGTTGGAGCCTGAACTTTCGTTTGATCGCCTCGGCCGAATCCAGCTGCGGCCGCGCCCCTCCCCGCGCCTTGCGCCGCCACCGCCACATCAATCTGCGCAGTAACGGGGGTGGGCCGTGCGGCGCATCGACCACGATTAGCGCCTCGAGCTTGTCGGGGTACGTGGTCGCGAACCA is a genomic window containing:
- a CDS encoding energy transducer TonB; the protein is MSRVNSAANSRRHFVSLAASILAHAALIALILYSAPRLSGGGHDWVLAYLVEVGPGNGGTAGGAKGLPAIKIEPASIPEAPIRSALSGDAVASKLLDVDVRDEIRTLPRPGVMASLSAGDLRPFGRKSAERGPSSQHRGSASAGGSGEGSGNGDTISDGLGGAGIRIAHADYGANPAPMYPARSRQRAEQGTVTLHVLVAIDGSVERIEIAESSGFADLDRSALDTVSKRWRFVPAKRNDGHPVESWVLVPIRFALR
- a CDS encoding GatB/YqeY domain-containing protein, with amino-acid sequence MKKKLQDDLKGAMKSGDTRRTMAIRGLLAEITRVEKDARREANEAEITQVIKRERARREEALGFARQANRADLIGQNETEAKILSGYLPAEVSAEELRATIAEAIAGGAAQMGPLMKALRDQFGARLDGKVASELAREALSKKGE
- a CDS encoding acyl-CoA dehydrogenase family protein; its protein translation is MSIDFTMPEQVLELRDQMRAFIQEEIEPAESQMQKTGQWREGIIELRRKARQRGLWLPHMPPEFGGLGLGPLGIAMISAECGRNRLAPFIVNCQAPDEGNMHTLLHFATPAQKEKYLRPLCEGRVRSCFAMTEPEVAGSDPTQIQTHAEKQGDNWVINGHKWFISGAHGAKFAIVIARTDPEAEPPQARNSAFIVDLPNPGFEIVRDIDTMAGRGNHCEIRFKNCIVPADSMLGPRGQGHTLGQVRLGPARLAHCMRWIGNAEVALEMMLKRAMERQVQGGKLIDKQAIQFKISESVMELYQSKLMVLHSAYLIENKLPFRQEVSMAKHHVANTLWRIVDRAIQIHGALGYSTDTPLESMLRHARSARLVDGADEVHLTQIARHTIEAYKRDGSTRAATGGADLL
- a CDS encoding epoxide hydrolase → MAKVEPFSIKIRDEVLADLKARLDQTRFPDEVPDTAWEYGTNLAYLRELVDYWRTRYDWRKHEKHLNSLRHFRTEITDLDLHFIHEEGRGPNPKPLLLIHGWPGSVYEFMEIIPMLTDPAAHGGEASDSFTVVAPSLPGYGFSGHAKARAMNIQAIADIFFKLMTETLGFPRFAVQGGDWGSVITARIGEAYPSYLYGIHLNMIPVGPTEGRNAPELTPEEKVFLGEMEKFRTAETGYQWIQGTKPQTLAYGLNDSPAGLAAWIVEKFRTWSDCHGNLESRFTKDQLLTNVMIYWITGSINSSTRLYYEARHHPWRLKPGTRIQTPAAVALFPGELARPPRHWAERVLNVQRWTPMARGGHFAAMEEPRLLAEDIRAFFREQN
- a CDS encoding amidohydrolase family protein; this encodes MEAPAKTLLTNANLVLDGFPDLQKSFEVLIEGNRIASVSKTPLAREGARVIDVGGRTLMPGLIDAHAHITGLSLSPKNSNYSAQQIADAAAHYLKASLMDGFTSLREAGGADHTVARLLNEGNLIGPRLFYSGRALTQTGGGADFRTPDEVTDPCGQPGPFSVMSIIADGIDQVRRAAREELRRGASQIKVFASGGVVFPSEAHATLYEYSMDELRAIVEEANARGTYVMAHAYTDDAVRRCLEAGVRSIEHANFVSEATVERMARARAFLDPTFISLVQRIESAPETRLSPGIVNNLEATVARGHQVYRWAKRYGVPIAMGTDLWGPEAQHCQVREFTMRIDLDEPANIVRSATRINADLLNQTGNLGVVAEGAYADLLAVDGNPLVDLRVLTNPGKNLRLIMKDGIIYKNEL
- a CDS encoding ABC-F family ATP-binding cassette domain-containing protein; the protein is MLALDNLTKSFGARIILDQVTWSMNDDARVGLVGLNGAGKSTLLRLIAEVSTPDSGRIARPQKTRVGYLAQDAPEMGGRDVLAETLSALDRVQVLDRRRREVEEILAREHSGPLHDSALSELGDILHELERHDFYSAESRATAVLFGLGFKEEDLTREVAEFSGGIRMRIALAKLLLDAPDFLMLDEPTNHLDIEARNWLEDFLQSYTGGIILVSHDRYFLDRVTSRTVEVARGKLTEYQGNYSRYLVQREERFQLEMSAYEKQRVEIDHLEAFISRFRYQKSKAALVQSRIRQLEKLDRLKPPVGAEKPPAINFPACQRGARRVFELREIAKRYGELVVYDGVDLVIERGQKVALVGPNGAGKSTLMKLMAGIEPLTGGQLVVGDKVVAGYFAQNLAESLNYDNTVFKELSDHAEAMRTPEIRGLLGALLFSGDEVEKRAGVLSGGERARLALAKVLAQRNNCLLLDEPTNNLDIIAKDTLLEALRRFLGTVIIVSHDRHVLNELVTEVIEVGQGHAIRYLGNYDDYLAKKAEMEVRAAAVANGTPSKPPPAALQREGRGQVSPDREREREQKRRSEHAAKERSRIEADIEKKESERAALAQEMNDPNFYLARKDADQLIAKYERLGREVDKLYGDLEKYEGPTAAR
- a CDS encoding alpha/beta hydrolase, which encodes MTHQQAATAWPEPTSRFIEVDGVKLHYLDWGGDPGKHTFLLLHGGAAHVHWWDAVAPLLVPYGRVIALDFRGHGRSAWANPPHYGPQWYLHDVGGVIDHLGTRTILVGHSMGGAVAQWFATTYPDKLEALIVVDAPHGPPPLLRRLMWRWRRKARGGARPQLDSAEAIKRKFRLQPPGTYLTKPDLERLALLGSEQLPNGWWAFRLDPNTRSWRKFEGRTRKPQIKKLKIPVLILRGAESTLVRARQARRMHRKIRYSTFKEIPRAFHHVSLDNPTGTAEAIIEFVESVL